A single genomic interval of Gouania willdenowi chromosome 22, fGouWil2.1, whole genome shotgun sequence harbors:
- the map7a gene encoding ensconsin isoform X1 yields the protein MRGGGGLSQSIGMPASVYSMAVQKKQSVIPPSQGPLSTRTIESQKKTNRLEKRENGSTSTTISQTKKSSVSPKKFGENWNKGPRKTAGSGTDYDERLKAVRKRKEEYQKLVASRELDRLKREEQARRLYEQQLQERKKKLLEQRQKEENRRAVVEEKRQQRLKEEKERNESAVRKTQEKSQRAIKLINENLRGRKSTKNVSRHLPLTAWEKNLVTRLLTPTYSYLARSKSAGCQSGQEVFHVCRRAVSFHSTNTSTTPSPQKPQQHSAAVFQRLSVTPSANNRQQRTNSPALTRSPRQQSSVKIHAKNDLNSRQSAVKASTGKHGGTASPSPQRSAKQSTRRRSSLLQQELPSVPEEDVTICSSALSPGNSRPVRTFTEGQMQGNSSKASRPNPPDREKHSLTADNRVFLHSAPSTAKVKNHSAGTTNPKDGYGSLAEKKRQAHLQRESEEKERLQQEEAERQKQQELELRRAEERARQQAEAELFLMEKMRREEEEQRQAEEERAQALREAALLQKRREEEQAKAEQMKQEQQLLAQKAEAERQVRKKRLEEIMRRTRRTDSPDTTSVPARVSPKDTQPKENTEPMQSDKIEDAVRLPRGTKTAQLLNNEADMVPAVAFKERSSLRMISGLEEIQAHQRAEVI from the exons ATGAGAGGAGGAGGGGGTTTGAGCCAGAGCATTGGTATGCCAGCCTCAGTGTACAGCATGGCTGTGCAGAAGAAGCAGAGTGTTATCCCTCCATCGCAGGGTCCGCTTTCTACGCGTACCATCGAGAGCCAGAAGAAGACAAATCGCCTTGAAAAGAGAG AGAACGGTTCTACAAGCACGACAATATCACAGACCAAGAAAAGCTCAGTTTCTCCAAAGAAGTTTGGTGAAAACTGGAACAAAGGTCCACGAAAAACTGCAG GCAGTGGAACAGATTACGACGAGAGATTGAAGGCAGTacgaaaaagaaaagaagagtaCCAGAAGTTAGTTG CCTCTCGGGAACTGGACAGATTGAAGAGGGAAGAGCAGGCAAGGCGTCTCTATGAACAACAACTACAGGAACGCAAAAAGAAACTCCTGGAGCAGAGGCAGAAAGAAGAAAACAGACGCGCTGTGGTGGAAGAGAAGCGACAACAAAGGCTCAAAGAGGAGAAA GAGCGAAACGAGTCTGCAGTGCGTAAGACTCAGGAGAAAAGCCAAAGGGCCATAAAGctcatcaatgaaaacctaAGAGGACGGAAGAGCACAAAAAATG TTTCTCGTCACTTACCTCTGACTGCATGGGAGAAGAATCTAGTTACACGCCTCCTTACACCCACATACTCTTATCTGGCCAGGAGCAAAAGTGCAGGCTGTCAGTCAGGACAAGAAG TTTTCCATGTTTGTCGCCGTGCAGTTTCATTCCACTCCACGAACACATCCACCACCCCTTCTCCTCAAAAACCTCAGCAGCATTCTGCTGCAGTCTTCCAAAGGCTTTCTGTCACCCCGAGTGCCAACAACAGGCAGCAGAGGACCAACAGTCCAGCACTG aCCAGATCACCAAGGCAGCAAAGCAGTGTTAAAATACATGCAAAGAATGACTTAAATAGTAGACAAAGTGCTGTAAAAGCGTCCACAGGTAAACATGGTGGCACTGCTTCTCCTTCACCACAACG ATCTGCCAAACAATCAACCAGACGACGCTCATCTTTACTGCAGCAAGAGCTCCCATCTGTCCCAGAGGAAGATGTTACTATCTGCAGCTCTGCTCTCTCTCCTGGAAACTCCAGGCCTGTCAGGACATTTACTGAAGGTCAAATGCAAGGGAATTCATCTAAAGCGTCTCGTCCAAACCCTCCTGACAGAGAGAAACATAGTCTAACAGCAGATAACAGAG TGTTTTTGCACTCAGCTCCATCAACAGCGAAAGTCAAAAATCATTCAGCTGGAACTACAAACCCAAAGGATGGCTATGGCTCACTGGCTGAAAAAAAGAGACAGGCTCACCTACAACGAGAAAGCGAGGAGAAGGAACGCCTGCAACAAGAGGAAGCAGAAAG gcaaaaacaacaagaactgGAGCTCAGGAGGGCAGAGGAGCGGGCACGACAACAGGCTGAAGCTGAGCTCTTCCTCATGGAGAAGATGaggagggaggaagaggagcagaGGCAGGCTGAAGAAGAGAGAGCCCAAGCTCTGAGGGAAGCTGCCCTTCTGCAGAAACGC CGAGAGGAGGAACAAGCCAAAGCTGAGCAGATGAAGCAGGAGCAACAGTTACTCGCTCAAAAAGCAGAGGCAGAACGCCAAGTCAGGAAGAAA CGACTGGAGGAGATCATGCGGAGAACCAGAAGGACGGATTCACCAGATACA ACTTCGGTACCAGCGAGGGTTTCTCCAAAGGACACACAACCAAAGGAAAACACTGAGCCCATGCAAAGCGACAAGATAGAAGATGCTGTCAGACTTCCTCGGGGGACTAAAACTGCACAGCTGCTAAATAACGAGGCCGACATGGTGCCTGCTGTGGCCTTTAAGGAACGCAGTTCCCTCAGAATGATCAGCGGGCTGGAAGAAATCCAGGCTCACCAACGAGCAG AAGTCATCTGA
- the map7a gene encoding ensconsin isoform X3 yields MRGGGGLSQSIGMPASVYSMAVQKKQSVIPPSQGPLSTRTIESQKKTNRLEKRENGSTSTTISQTKKSSVSPKKFGENWNKGPRKTAGSGTDYDERLKAVRKRKEEYQKLVASRELDRLKREEQARRLYEQQLQERKKKLLEQRQKEENRRAVVEEKRQQRLKEEKERNESAVRKTQEKSQRAIKLINENLRGRKSTKNVSFHSTNTSTTPSPQKPQQHSAAVFQRLSVTPSANNRQQRTNSPALTRSPRQQSSVKIHAKNDLNSRQSAVKASTGKHGGTASPSPQRSAKQSTRRRSSLLQQELPSVPEEDVTICSSALSPGNSRPVRTFTEGQMQGNSSKASRPNPPDREKHSLTADNRVFLHSAPSTAKVKNHSAGTTNPKDGYGSLAEKKRQAHLQRESEEKERLQQEEAERQKQQELELRRAEERARQQAEAELFLMEKMRREEEEQRQAEEERAQALREAALLQKRREEEQAKAEQMKQEQQLLAQKAEAERQVRKKRLEEIMRRTRRTDSPDTTSVPARVSPKDTQPKENTEPMQSDKIEDAVRLPRGTKTAQLLNNEADMVPAVAFKERSSLRMISGLEEIQAHQRAEVI; encoded by the exons ATGAGAGGAGGAGGGGGTTTGAGCCAGAGCATTGGTATGCCAGCCTCAGTGTACAGCATGGCTGTGCAGAAGAAGCAGAGTGTTATCCCTCCATCGCAGGGTCCGCTTTCTACGCGTACCATCGAGAGCCAGAAGAAGACAAATCGCCTTGAAAAGAGAG AGAACGGTTCTACAAGCACGACAATATCACAGACCAAGAAAAGCTCAGTTTCTCCAAAGAAGTTTGGTGAAAACTGGAACAAAGGTCCACGAAAAACTGCAG GCAGTGGAACAGATTACGACGAGAGATTGAAGGCAGTacgaaaaagaaaagaagagtaCCAGAAGTTAGTTG CCTCTCGGGAACTGGACAGATTGAAGAGGGAAGAGCAGGCAAGGCGTCTCTATGAACAACAACTACAGGAACGCAAAAAGAAACTCCTGGAGCAGAGGCAGAAAGAAGAAAACAGACGCGCTGTGGTGGAAGAGAAGCGACAACAAAGGCTCAAAGAGGAGAAA GAGCGAAACGAGTCTGCAGTGCGTAAGACTCAGGAGAAAAGCCAAAGGGCCATAAAGctcatcaatgaaaacctaAGAGGACGGAAGAGCACAAAAAATG TTTCATTCCACTCCACGAACACATCCACCACCCCTTCTCCTCAAAAACCTCAGCAGCATTCTGCTGCAGTCTTCCAAAGGCTTTCTGTCACCCCGAGTGCCAACAACAGGCAGCAGAGGACCAACAGTCCAGCACTG aCCAGATCACCAAGGCAGCAAAGCAGTGTTAAAATACATGCAAAGAATGACTTAAATAGTAGACAAAGTGCTGTAAAAGCGTCCACAGGTAAACATGGTGGCACTGCTTCTCCTTCACCACAACG ATCTGCCAAACAATCAACCAGACGACGCTCATCTTTACTGCAGCAAGAGCTCCCATCTGTCCCAGAGGAAGATGTTACTATCTGCAGCTCTGCTCTCTCTCCTGGAAACTCCAGGCCTGTCAGGACATTTACTGAAGGTCAAATGCAAGGGAATTCATCTAAAGCGTCTCGTCCAAACCCTCCTGACAGAGAGAAACATAGTCTAACAGCAGATAACAGAG TGTTTTTGCACTCAGCTCCATCAACAGCGAAAGTCAAAAATCATTCAGCTGGAACTACAAACCCAAAGGATGGCTATGGCTCACTGGCTGAAAAAAAGAGACAGGCTCACCTACAACGAGAAAGCGAGGAGAAGGAACGCCTGCAACAAGAGGAAGCAGAAAG gcaaaaacaacaagaactgGAGCTCAGGAGGGCAGAGGAGCGGGCACGACAACAGGCTGAAGCTGAGCTCTTCCTCATGGAGAAGATGaggagggaggaagaggagcagaGGCAGGCTGAAGAAGAGAGAGCCCAAGCTCTGAGGGAAGCTGCCCTTCTGCAGAAACGC CGAGAGGAGGAACAAGCCAAAGCTGAGCAGATGAAGCAGGAGCAACAGTTACTCGCTCAAAAAGCAGAGGCAGAACGCCAAGTCAGGAAGAAA CGACTGGAGGAGATCATGCGGAGAACCAGAAGGACGGATTCACCAGATACA ACTTCGGTACCAGCGAGGGTTTCTCCAAAGGACACACAACCAAAGGAAAACACTGAGCCCATGCAAAGCGACAAGATAGAAGATGCTGTCAGACTTCCTCGGGGGACTAAAACTGCACAGCTGCTAAATAACGAGGCCGACATGGTGCCTGCTGTGGCCTTTAAGGAACGCAGTTCCCTCAGAATGATCAGCGGGCTGGAAGAAATCCAGGCTCACCAACGAGCAG AAGTCATCTGA
- the map7a gene encoding ensconsin isoform X2, with the protein MRGGGGLSQSIGMPASVYSMAVQKKQSVIPPSQGPLSTRTIESQKKTNRLEKRENGSTSTTISQTKKSSVSPKKFGENWNKGPRKTAGSGTDYDERLKAVRKRKEEYQKLVASRELDRLKREEQARRLYEQQLQERKKKLLEQRQKEENRRAVVEEKRQQRLKEEKERNESAVRKTQEKSQRAIKLINENLRGRKSTKNVSRHLPLTAWEKNLVTRLLTPTYSYLARSKSAGCQSGQEVFHVCRRAVSFHSTNTSTTPSPQKPQQHSAAVFQRLSVTPSANNRQQRTNSPALTRSPRQQSSVKIHAKNDLNSRQSAVKASTGKHGGTASPSPQRSAKQSTRRRSSLLQQELPSVPEEDVTICSSALSPGNSRPVRTFTEGQMQGNSSKASRPNPPDREKHSLTADNRAPSTAKVKNHSAGTTNPKDGYGSLAEKKRQAHLQRESEEKERLQQEEAERQKQQELELRRAEERARQQAEAELFLMEKMRREEEEQRQAEEERAQALREAALLQKRREEEQAKAEQMKQEQQLLAQKAEAERQVRKKRLEEIMRRTRRTDSPDTTSVPARVSPKDTQPKENTEPMQSDKIEDAVRLPRGTKTAQLLNNEADMVPAVAFKERSSLRMISGLEEIQAHQRAEVI; encoded by the exons ATGAGAGGAGGAGGGGGTTTGAGCCAGAGCATTGGTATGCCAGCCTCAGTGTACAGCATGGCTGTGCAGAAGAAGCAGAGTGTTATCCCTCCATCGCAGGGTCCGCTTTCTACGCGTACCATCGAGAGCCAGAAGAAGACAAATCGCCTTGAAAAGAGAG AGAACGGTTCTACAAGCACGACAATATCACAGACCAAGAAAAGCTCAGTTTCTCCAAAGAAGTTTGGTGAAAACTGGAACAAAGGTCCACGAAAAACTGCAG GCAGTGGAACAGATTACGACGAGAGATTGAAGGCAGTacgaaaaagaaaagaagagtaCCAGAAGTTAGTTG CCTCTCGGGAACTGGACAGATTGAAGAGGGAAGAGCAGGCAAGGCGTCTCTATGAACAACAACTACAGGAACGCAAAAAGAAACTCCTGGAGCAGAGGCAGAAAGAAGAAAACAGACGCGCTGTGGTGGAAGAGAAGCGACAACAAAGGCTCAAAGAGGAGAAA GAGCGAAACGAGTCTGCAGTGCGTAAGACTCAGGAGAAAAGCCAAAGGGCCATAAAGctcatcaatgaaaacctaAGAGGACGGAAGAGCACAAAAAATG TTTCTCGTCACTTACCTCTGACTGCATGGGAGAAGAATCTAGTTACACGCCTCCTTACACCCACATACTCTTATCTGGCCAGGAGCAAAAGTGCAGGCTGTCAGTCAGGACAAGAAG TTTTCCATGTTTGTCGCCGTGCAGTTTCATTCCACTCCACGAACACATCCACCACCCCTTCTCCTCAAAAACCTCAGCAGCATTCTGCTGCAGTCTTCCAAAGGCTTTCTGTCACCCCGAGTGCCAACAACAGGCAGCAGAGGACCAACAGTCCAGCACTG aCCAGATCACCAAGGCAGCAAAGCAGTGTTAAAATACATGCAAAGAATGACTTAAATAGTAGACAAAGTGCTGTAAAAGCGTCCACAGGTAAACATGGTGGCACTGCTTCTCCTTCACCACAACG ATCTGCCAAACAATCAACCAGACGACGCTCATCTTTACTGCAGCAAGAGCTCCCATCTGTCCCAGAGGAAGATGTTACTATCTGCAGCTCTGCTCTCTCTCCTGGAAACTCCAGGCCTGTCAGGACATTTACTGAAGGTCAAATGCAAGGGAATTCATCTAAAGCGTCTCGTCCAAACCCTCCTGACAGAGAGAAACATAGTCTAACAGCAGATAACAGAG CTCCATCAACAGCGAAAGTCAAAAATCATTCAGCTGGAACTACAAACCCAAAGGATGGCTATGGCTCACTGGCTGAAAAAAAGAGACAGGCTCACCTACAACGAGAAAGCGAGGAGAAGGAACGCCTGCAACAAGAGGAAGCAGAAAG gcaaaaacaacaagaactgGAGCTCAGGAGGGCAGAGGAGCGGGCACGACAACAGGCTGAAGCTGAGCTCTTCCTCATGGAGAAGATGaggagggaggaagaggagcagaGGCAGGCTGAAGAAGAGAGAGCCCAAGCTCTGAGGGAAGCTGCCCTTCTGCAGAAACGC CGAGAGGAGGAACAAGCCAAAGCTGAGCAGATGAAGCAGGAGCAACAGTTACTCGCTCAAAAAGCAGAGGCAGAACGCCAAGTCAGGAAGAAA CGACTGGAGGAGATCATGCGGAGAACCAGAAGGACGGATTCACCAGATACA ACTTCGGTACCAGCGAGGGTTTCTCCAAAGGACACACAACCAAAGGAAAACACTGAGCCCATGCAAAGCGACAAGATAGAAGATGCTGTCAGACTTCCTCGGGGGACTAAAACTGCACAGCTGCTAAATAACGAGGCCGACATGGTGCCTGCTGTGGCCTTTAAGGAACGCAGTTCCCTCAGAATGATCAGCGGGCTGGAAGAAATCCAGGCTCACCAACGAGCAG AAGTCATCTGA